The window CCCAGAAAACGCTGCCTCCTCAGGGCTTACACCTGAACCCGCTACTCTCAAGGTAGTCGCCAATCACCGCACCCATCTCATTGATCGGCACAAAAACAGACCAATTGACAGCCTTAGTCCCGCCCCCTACGCAAGAACGGCCAGACAAGTTAGACAGAGAGAGCACGATGAAGGCACTGGGAGGGCACACTCTTGCGCAATAGGGTGGCCGCTCCCGGCCGCGTGCTGCGCGAACGTCGGCGCAGGCGCCAAGGCTCTGGCAGTTGGCCAGCACACCACTACGCATGTGTGTCAACTCTAGGGTTGGGTGCTGGGATTGCGGCTTTCGGTTAACACCGCAGGTGAGGTCGTTAAACTGTGTATTGCGACTCGGCTCCTATCGAACCGTGAAGGCTAAGAAAGGCTTGACAATTTCCCCTCTTTTGGTCTAGCCTTAGCAACAGGTGGACTAGAGAGGCGGGACTCCAGCCAGCAGATGGGGGAAAGACCTGCCGGCTTGGCGCAGGGTGAAGTGGGAGTTGTAGTCTTACCGGGCCGGACTGTGCAGCCTTTTTCCGAGCACACTGAGAGTTGTGGTTTATCGCCTCTGGACTAATGGCTTGTGTGTGGACTTTTCCCTTCTTAGGAAATGCTTTCGGTGAGGCTGTGAGCAGTACCGGAGGGTGATGGCTTGCGTTTCCTTAAGTTATCCtatctaaaatattttcccaagtaTTTCcaccgggcgctgtggctcacacttgtaatcccagcactttgggaggccaaggtgggtggatcacctgaggtcagtagttcgagaccagcgtggccaacatggtgaaaccccgtctctactaaaaatacaaaaattagccgggcgtgatggcgcgcgcctgtaatcccagctactcggggggctgaggcaggagaatcgcttgaaccctggagacggaggttgcagtgagccgacatcgtgtcactgcactccagcctgggtgacagagcgagactccgtctcaaaaaaaaaaaaaaaagtattccctGTGgtgctttgagattttttttttcgcCCACATCCATCTCTCTCCCACTGTCCTGAGTCTTAGTTAGAGATGATGGGGAGCcagagttttaaaattaccattcgGGATAGGAGAAGGACTCATCATACCGTGGAAATTAAACATGGTGAGAACACGGAAAGTAACTGCCTGTTCGTCAGAGACGTTTAAGATTTGGGTTTGGTTAAATTACTGTTTtgtccagaaaaaaaaggaagcactAAAGGAAATAACTGTTTTCCAAACTAGTGAAGGGGCCTTGAGAGCACCAACAGTTCAAGAACAGTCACCTGTTTGGCCGTGAAATAGAGTTTCCTACTTTTTCCTCCGCAGATTGGAACAGCCTGAGATCTGCTGGAGACAACTTAGGAAATTATCATAGTGAAAATACTAGCATGGATTATTGATCGTCTGATGCTGTGATTCTTTCCCAGGCACCACACCTGTTGGTGTTCAGATGGAGCAGCACACTAGTCATCCTAACAGAAAAGGTGTGTGTTGGAGGCCCTGCTTCCCCTCCCTTAAAAAGCAAGACCTCCTTTGCATTCCCCGCTAAATGGGAGCAGTGCTGTATTCCTAGCACCTAGAACTGGATCTGTtaaatagtagatgctcagtaattatttgttaaatgaatttattattCTTCCTTTGTATCTCCTCTTAATACTTAGAACAAGACTATGTACAGGATCTTAGAAGACATGGTGTTAACTAGAGTGAACAGATACTGACTTGTATTGGGACAGCCCCATTGGTGGGCCAGGGAAATGCCTGAGAccttctgactccagagcctatCCACTTAACTTTAGGTGGAACAGATTATCTGAAAGACCTACTATTCCATAGCttggacataatttttttttttagacggagtctcgctctgtcacccaggctggagtacagtggcaccatctctgctcactgcaagctccgcctcctgggttcacgccattctcctgccccggcctcctgagtagctgggactacaggcacttgccaccatgcccggctaatttttttgtatttttagtagagacggggtttcaccatgtcagccaggatggtctcgatctcctgacctcgtgatccacctgcctcggactcccaaagtgctgggattacaggtgtgagccactgcgcccagcctatttttttttttgagacaaagttttgctcttgttgccccggctggagtgcagtggcactatcttggctcaccgcaacctctgcctcccagattcaagcaattctcctgcctcagcctcctgagtagctgggattacaggcgtgcgcccccacgcccagctaattttgtatttttagtagagatgaggtttctccatgttggtcaggctgatttcgaactcctgacctcaggtgatccacctgccttggcctcccaaagtgctgggattacaggcgtgagccaccgcgcccagccccagcttGGACATAAATTAACTGGCTCTTTTCACAGAGTGTATAGTGCAGTGGTAAAGAGCATGACTTTGGAGTCTACAGGACCAAATTGAATTCCAGCTGCTATTTGCCAGACCCTCTTAAGCAGTTTACCTTCTTAGgatcactgccacctctgtctcctagattcaagtgattcttgtgcctcagccacccaagtagctgggattacaggtgtatgccaccatgcctggctaatttttgtatctttagtagagacggggttacgccaggtcttgaactcctggcctcaagtgatctgcccactttggcctcccaaagtcctgggattacaggcatcagccatcgtgcctggccagtttaCCACTTTTTTAATGCTCAGAATTCTACTAGAAAATACTATTAACCCCACAACAGATCGAAACATTTAAATTAACTGCTACTAAGGGATGGGCTAAGGGTATAAAGCTAGGCCTAActaaaaaaatattattcatgCAGCCACACATATTAACTGTGGAATCTTGAGCAAATTTCATGACTTAAGTTTCCTCAAGTGAAATGTAGGTAAAGCTACCTACTTTATCTGCATTCCTCAGGTCACGTTCCCCAGTTCCACAAGACTCTCATAGCACTTACTGAAATGTAATAGTGCGTGTGCTTGATCACCTAATGACTGTCTACACTGCAAGACTATCAGTTCCAGGAGAGTAGTGACCACATCTGTTAGCAGACTGTGGTATCCATAATGACCCTACTTTAAGGGTCATTATGAGAAACATATAAGAGAATGTATGTAAAGCACCTTTTATTATCATATCCTCTGTTCTGCCTCCTTTTGCCTCTCCACCCTCATCCTCTGTTATACATTGTCAGAAATACAGCTCCTTTAGTATAGAGTGTGTGTAAAGCagtctctttttttaattaaaaaacaatttttaatttctcataCCACCTTGTGTAAAAATGTGTAAAGCATTCTTCAAACCTTATAACCCAGTATAAAATgcattcttggctgggcgcggtggctcacgcctgtaatcccagcactttggaaggctgaggcgggtggatcacgaggtcaggagatcaagaccatcctggctaacatggtgaaaccctgtgtctactaaaaatagaaaaaattagctgggcattgtagtgggcgcctgtagtcccagctacttgggaggctgaggcaggagaatggcatgaacccaggaggcagagcttgcagtgagccgagatcgcaccactgcactccagcctgggcgacagagcaagactccgtctccaaaaaaaaaaaaaatgcattctcaTATGTCCAGGAAGGgctcaaattatttaaaagtgcATTTGCATGGAAGTCAACACattatttagaagaaaatcttGAGACCTGAGTTTCAACTTCTGTCTCCTTACCACATTCTGCACAAGCCATCAAGTGACTGATGACTCTGGAGCAGGAGGGAAAAGAAGATGGATGACCTACCAGTAGAGCTTGGAAAATCCACAAACCCAGTAACCCAgtgcaaaagaagaaaactaaaaccaaaaaaacataTTTCCCTCACCAACAGTGACTGACAGAGAACAGATTTCAGTTTTCACAGGCTCAGTGACCTTCCAGACAGAAAGCATCTCACCCTGGCACCCACATATAAGCACTTCTTCCTCTTACCAGGCCATTCCTTCTGTTGCCCTCTGagtaaagaataaataagacatcTTCCTTCATACAACCTACTTTTCACACTTCTGCCCCCAGGCTTGTTTTTTATGAAGAGGCCCTTCTTTATCCTTCAGATCCCAGCTGAGATATTACTTCCTCAGGACATGTTTTCCAGCTCTACGGACTAAGTCAGTTGCTTTCATAGCACTTACTGAAGTGTAATAGCATGTGTGCTTGATCACCTAATGACTGTCTGCACAGCAAGACTGTGTTCCAGGAGAGTAGTGACCACTTCTGTTTAGCAAACTGTGGTATCCACAGCGACTGACACATAGCAGGCACTTAGCTATCTCTTATGTGTATGATGAAAATGAATTGTTTTACCATcctttcttgatttcattgtAACAGTGAATTATTGTCTCCCTACTGTCTTGCCTTTTTAATTCTTATCTAGTTCCAGCTGTCTGACTTTCCATCCATTGCTCTTGTCTACTTTGCCACTTCCTTTTCATCTTCTAGACTCCTGAGGAGGAGTTCCTCGAAGGttcaatttttctctctctgttttttgccTTGGAGAGCTAATGTATTTTTGCAGCTCCTTCATCCCCTTTTTGGGGCTGGCCTGGCAGTTTGACCTTTCACTTGAGCTCCGATGCCAGCTCTCTGGCTGTTTTTCTGGGCACTTCTATTTGGATTTCCTACTCTCACCTCAGATTCAATATGTCCAGATGTGATTATGTTAATATGAGAGTTGAATTTTACTCAAACTTCTTTAAGTAAAAAAGGCAATTCAGGGGCTTGTGCAGTTGGGAGAGATGCTGAAGTAGCTCACAGAATAATGGGAAGAAGAGCGGCAAAAACCAGGCCTCGGGGACTAAAACTGGGGATTCGGTGCCTGTTGGTGTCTTGTGTATCCATCTATCTCTCTCCTATGCTTTTTCTTGTCTCTAATCTCTTGCTTTTATCCACTTCTCATGGTATGCTAGCCAAATAGCTTTTGTTGGGCCCAACCATACATTTTCTCAGAATAGGAGATcagaagaaagtaaatttcttggccgggcgtggtggctcacgattgtaatcccagcactttgggaggctgaggcgggcggatcacgaggtcaggagatcgagaccacggtgaaaccccgtctctactaaaaatacaaaaaattagccgggcgtggtggcgggcgcctgtagtcccagctactcggagaggctgaggcaggagaatggcatgaacctgggaggcggagcttgcagtgggctgagattgtgccactgcactccagcctgggctacagagcgagactccagctcaaaaaaaaaaaaaaaaaagaaagtaaatttcttaGACACAGAATCCATATATTGATCCATCCCAGGGAATGACTCATGCGCCTAATCCCTTGGCTCAGTCACAGTTGCCAAGGGGATGGGAATACCATGATTGGCCTGTATTGGGTCACAGGCCAATCCTTGTTAGGGAGGGGAGCTTGATTGTGGTCTCACCAGTATAGCCTGGCTTctcaagttttttgttgttgttgtttcgttttttttttttgagaagaaatttcactctttttgcccaggctggagtgcagtggtgtgatctcggctcgctgcaatctctgcctccccggttcaagtgattatcctgcctcagcctcccaagtagctgggattacaagcgcctgccaccacgcccagctaattttgtatttttagtagaggtggagttttaccaggttggtcaggctagtctcgaacccctgatctcaggtgatctgcctgcctcggcctcccaaagtgctgagattacaagcatgagccaccgtgcccagccgcttCTCAAGTTTTTAAGGTTCAGTAAATATCCTCTACCTGAAGGGAGGTAGAGTTCTCTCACTACTCATATTGATCTCTTCTCCCTTTTAAGAAAcattcatttttacatttaatcaCATAGTATAACTAACAGATAAAAGGCTTTTATTTTCACCCCAGACTCAGACTCATTGTTTATGTCCTCATGTTGTTAGATCACTGTTTCACCTGTGTCTGATTTGTCTTCCTGACTAGATAATAAGCATCTAAGAAACCACGTCTCAACACATCTCATGTATACCCTAGAATTTAGTACAGTCGCAAGCATGTAGTGTATATCAGTAAGAACTTGTAAACAAATTAGATTTTAGCTTATCCCACTCCTGCTTGGTTTCTCTTAATCctattatgatttcttttttgtcttaTGTATCTTTCTGATATGTAACATAttcagggcagggcctgggcaccTGCTTTCATGGACCAGGTGCAGGGATCTAATTAGAAAGGCTGTCCCTTGTTGGAATGAGCTCTGATTTAGTTACCTCTGATTTAGTTCCAGCCAAAGAGGAAGCTAATGCTGTGCCTCTTTGTAGAGCAAAACCCTCCCCCAGCTATATTAATCTTCAAGCAAGTTCCCCACCAGCCACTTTTCTGAACATCCAGACAACAAAGCTGCCCTCAGGTAAGGATGTAGGGAGGGTTTTCTAATGGACTCAACAGGGGGAAGGGTTGCATGGAGGAGGTGGCTTGAGCTGTCGCCTATTGATCAACAGCCAAATCTATGTTAGGCATCTATAGATTTTTCCGTGGTAGCTTGTTGAttatttagtttcattgatttcatTATCATCCCAG of the Symphalangus syndactylus isolate Jambi chromosome 12, NHGRI_mSymSyn1-v2.1_pri, whole genome shotgun sequence genome contains:
- the TSACC gene encoding TSSK6-activating co-chaperone protein isoform X3 translates to MEQHTSHPNRKVPAKEEANAVPLCRAKPSPSYINLQASSPPATFLNIQTTKLPSAQGMPRTPGMYVCKPPASDPARPTTDGYFGTFTGIRDTTGSWEGKQ
- the TSACC gene encoding TSSK6-activating co-chaperone protein isoform X1, translated to MGERPAGLAQGTTPVGVQMEQHTSHPNRKVPAKEEANAVPLCRAKPSPSYINLQASSPPATFLNIQTTKLPSVDHKPKECLGLLECMYANLQLQTQLAQQQMAILEHLQASVTQLAPGRGSNNSSLPALSPNPLLNHLPQFSK